A single Curtobacterium sp. MCJR17_020 DNA region contains:
- a CDS encoding uracil-DNA glycosylase gives MSRFDASSFWAALDAVPVEADAEALYDLGSAEGRLRRSNLQRYLEQFGPAADTLLVAEAPGWRGMTNTGIPFTSMRELGTDRFGADYLVPPDPTALWEASSRVVQAALSDWAGPLPVAWAIFPHHPFVAPDRLTNRTPRPAEVRWGAPVALALLEALGGVDRVRVVAVGRKAQGALALAGIEAIAVRHPAQGGAKQFTEQLRALDRSL, from the coding sequence GTGAGCCGCTTCGACGCGTCGAGTTTCTGGGCCGCGCTCGACGCCGTGCCCGTGGAGGCGGACGCCGAGGCGCTGTACGACCTCGGTTCGGCCGAGGGGCGGCTGCGGCGATCGAACCTGCAGCGGTACCTGGAGCAGTTCGGGCCGGCGGCGGACACCCTGCTCGTGGCCGAGGCACCCGGGTGGCGGGGCATGACGAACACGGGCATCCCGTTCACGAGCATGCGCGAGCTCGGGACGGACCGGTTCGGCGCCGACTACCTGGTGCCGCCGGACCCGACAGCCCTGTGGGAGGCCTCATCGCGCGTGGTGCAGGCGGCACTGTCGGACTGGGCCGGGCCGCTCCCCGTGGCGTGGGCGATCTTCCCGCACCACCCGTTCGTTGCACCGGACAGGCTGACGAACCGCACGCCCCGTCCGGCCGAGGTGCGGTGGGGAGCACCCGTCGCACTCGCGCTGCTCGAGGCACTCGGTGGCGTCGACCGGGTCCGGGTCGTCGCCGTGGGTCGGAAGGCCCAGGGTGCGCTCGCGCTGGCCGGCATCGAGGCGATCGCCGTCCGGCATCCTGCGCAGGGCGGCGCGAAGCAGTTCACCGAGCAGTTGCGAGCGTTGGACCGCTCGCTCTAG